A region from the Lycium barbarum isolate Lr01 chromosome 8, ASM1917538v2, whole genome shotgun sequence genome encodes:
- the LOC132607393 gene encoding serine/threonine-protein kinase Nek2-like — translation METQKGDSDTKSKTDDYEVIEQLGRRAIGTAFLVLHRTEKKKFRISISANLLNLASALLIHSLELFMFWYVLKKIPFTKQTEKSKRSAHQEVFQLLFLILFSEIFLYYD, via the exons ATGGAGACTCAGAAGGGTGATAGTGATACCAAGTCGAAGACAGATGATTATGAGGTGATAGAACAGTTGGGAAGAAGAGCTATTGGAACTGCATTTCTGGTTCTCCATCGAACTGAGAAGAAGAA GTTTCGGATAAGCATTTCTGCAAATTTGTTGAACTTGGCATCTGCTTTACTAATACATTCCTTGGAGTTGTTCATGTTCTG GTATGTTCTGAAGAAGATACCATTTACGAAACAGACAGAAAAGTCCAAGCGCAGTGCCCATCAGGAGGTCTTTCAACTGCTGTTCTTAATTTTGTTCTCCGAAATTTTTTTGTACTATGATTAA